One genomic segment of Amycolatopsis sp. WQ 127309 includes these proteins:
- a CDS encoding amino acid permease produces MPGTGLWRTKSIEQSISDTDEPDTKLRRNLSAWDLTVFGVAVVIGAGIFTLTARAAGDYAGPSVSLAFVFAAIACALAALCYAEFASTVPVAGSAYTFSYATFGEFMAWIIGWDLILELAVGAAAVSKGWSVYLETVLSYLFGKGAKTTFDIGSVTVDWGALVVVAILTTLLAVGTKLSSRVSMVITGIKVAVVLFVIILGIFYIKGANYTPYIPPGSTGGAGETGVDQSLFSLIAGGASSSYGVFGLLAGASLVFFAFIGFDIVATTAEETKNPQKSVPRGIFGSLIIVTVLYVAVSLVVVGMTSYKDLATSAGDGSHKTLATAFSANGVDWAANLISFGALAGLTTVVMVLMLGQVRIIYAMSRDGLMPRSLAKTGGHGTPKRATIIVGGLVALAATFFPADKLEEMVNVGTLFAFVLVSAGVLILRRTRPDLPRAFKVPLVPLIPILAILACLWLMLNLTVLTWLRFIVWMVIGVVIYFAYSRRHSLLGKRQADGVEGVESPAKPSGS; encoded by the coding sequence GTGCCCGGAACGGGATTGTGGCGCACCAAATCCATCGAGCAGTCCATTTCGGACACCGACGAACCGGACACCAAGCTCCGGCGGAACCTGAGCGCCTGGGACCTCACGGTCTTCGGTGTCGCCGTCGTCATCGGCGCGGGCATCTTCACGCTCACGGCGCGCGCGGCCGGTGACTACGCCGGCCCGTCGGTCTCGCTCGCGTTCGTGTTCGCCGCGATCGCGTGCGCGCTGGCGGCGCTCTGCTACGCCGAGTTCGCCTCGACCGTGCCGGTCGCGGGCAGCGCGTACACGTTCTCCTACGCCACGTTCGGCGAGTTCATGGCGTGGATCATCGGCTGGGACCTGATCCTGGAGCTCGCCGTCGGCGCCGCCGCGGTGTCCAAGGGCTGGTCGGTGTACCTCGAAACCGTGCTGAGCTACCTGTTCGGCAAGGGCGCCAAGACGACGTTCGACATCGGCAGCGTCACGGTCGACTGGGGCGCGCTGGTCGTCGTGGCGATCCTGACGACGCTGCTGGCCGTCGGCACCAAGCTGTCCTCGCGGGTCTCGATGGTGATCACCGGCATCAAGGTCGCCGTGGTGCTGTTCGTGATCATCCTCGGCATCTTCTACATCAAGGGCGCCAACTACACGCCGTACATCCCGCCGGGCTCGACCGGCGGTGCGGGCGAGACCGGCGTCGACCAGTCGCTCTTCTCGCTGATCGCGGGCGGCGCGAGCAGCTCGTACGGCGTCTTCGGCCTGCTGGCCGGCGCCTCGCTGGTGTTCTTCGCGTTCATCGGGTTCGATATCGTGGCGACCACCGCCGAGGAGACGAAGAACCCGCAGAAGTCCGTGCCGCGCGGCATCTTCGGCTCGCTGATCATCGTCACCGTGCTCTACGTCGCGGTCTCGCTCGTGGTCGTCGGCATGACGTCCTACAAGGACCTGGCCACCTCGGCCGGCGACGGCAGCCACAAGACGCTCGCCACGGCGTTCTCCGCCAACGGCGTCGACTGGGCGGCCAACCTCATCTCCTTCGGCGCGCTGGCCGGCCTGACCACCGTCGTCATGGTGCTGATGCTCGGCCAGGTCCGGATCATCTACGCCATGTCCCGCGACGGCCTGATGCCACGCAGCCTGGCGAAGACCGGCGGGCACGGGACGCCGAAGCGCGCGACGATCATCGTCGGCGGCCTGGTCGCCCTCGCGGCGACGTTCTTCCCGGCGGACAAGCTGGAGGAGATGGTCAACGTCGGCACGCTCTTCGCGTTCGTGCTGGTGTCGGCGGGCGTCCTGATCCTGCGCCGGACGCGCCCGGACCTGCCGCGGGCGTTCAAGGTGCCGCTGGTGCCGCTCATCCCGATCCTGGCCATCCTGGCCTGCCTCTGGCTGATGCTGAACCTGACCGTGCTGACCTGGCTGCGGTTCATCGTGTGGATGGTGATCGGCGTGGTCATCTACTTCGCCTACAGCCGCCGGCACTCGTTGCTCGGCAAGCGTCAGGCCGACGGTGTCGAAGGCGTCGAATCGCCGGCCAAGCCCTCCGGGAGCTGA
- a CDS encoding toxin-antitoxin system HicB family antitoxin: MKQLITRIDDELHARLKARAEAEGRSMNDLVTEALRVVVAQGESPLERRDRLIAEGKLLAFEPEGEAPGHDKLEELSRGWGPIRWNRGER, encoded by the coding sequence GTGAAGCAGCTGATCACCCGGATCGACGACGAGCTGCACGCTCGGCTGAAGGCGAGAGCCGAAGCCGAGGGGCGCAGCATGAACGACCTGGTCACCGAGGCCCTGCGGGTCGTGGTGGCGCAGGGGGAAAGCCCGCTGGAACGACGCGATCGCCTCATCGCCGAAGGCAAGCTGCTCGCCTTCGAGCCGGAGGGCGAGGCGCCGGGGCACGACAAGCTGGAGGAGCTCTCGCGCGGCTGGGGTCCGATCCGCTGGAACAGGGGTGAACGGTGA
- a CDS encoding BTAD domain-containing putative transcriptional regulator has product MAYFAVLGALAIESPPGQWPVLRGARQRTLLAVLLLNANQHVHVDVLVEALWPERPPKSYASNLHTYLSRLRERIDGLRVEHGPLGYRLRAEPHELDLLAFRAAAAEGKRAGDAVAASKHYRRALAQWRGPVLAGLPVPRLEADVARLESERLAVFEDCVDAELTAGRHGELTGELQAMITEHPLRERLAAQLMTALHRAGRQGDSLEIYRRLRTTLIEELGVEPGAEARRVHAAVLRGEDPVPRLPAPVWPVCQLPPDVADFTGRDAELAELTGVLGSGDGVPVAVLSGEPGAGKSTLAVRAAHRLRARFPDGQLYVPSGPRDLGDVLADLLRALGVTGPAIPDDVRARAAVFRGRLTDRRVLVVLDDATDPEHVRTLLPGTPGCAVLVTSRRRLSGLAGAHRLPLGPLPDADAMSLLTRLAGGRVAREPADAARIIAACDHLPLALRIAGSRLAIRPHLRLAELADRLEDEVRRLDELTVSDLGVRGSIALSYDGLRPLTRRAFRLIGRCTNLDLPAWAVTALIDDPGADEAVEELVEASLLESGGPDETGEGRYRLHDLVRLYATELDAPDGGGLRTVLAATLALADTAAARLPRTVPMPALAREAPPQPLPPELVERLLARPERWFAAERANLLLLVGTLCGLGRRHDALLLLDRLSGYLYLQGHYADMRAGYETVLAAAGEDRPLAAIAEANLTLLRHARGQYEDAAAGYRECAKKLEEHGDRRTHAWVSANLAHCLIGLGRAEEALHTAAHARELFTVDGDAAELSWVRAAESAALHRLGRVVDALAVDEETVALARKSAEPRELGIALHGVAWSLLLSGRPAEAASAITESVTLLRTTPARSSLAKSLRTLGAIEASRGERRRSVEAFEAARDLARELDERPRELSCTRAIAASWIGEGLAPQAIPVLQACLDEFREMGGRPATSLTWLVLHRAYEATGDKPAAAEAATEAAALTEPRDASAATLRRALLALTEPV; this is encoded by the coding sequence ATGGCGTACTTCGCCGTGCTCGGTGCGCTCGCGATCGAAAGCCCGCCGGGCCAGTGGCCGGTGCTGCGCGGAGCCCGGCAGCGCACGCTGCTGGCCGTGCTGCTGCTGAACGCCAACCAGCACGTCCACGTCGACGTGCTGGTCGAAGCGCTGTGGCCCGAGCGGCCGCCGAAGTCGTACGCCTCGAACCTGCACACCTACCTCTCGCGGCTGCGCGAGCGGATCGACGGCCTGCGCGTCGAGCACGGGCCGCTCGGGTACCGGCTGCGGGCCGAGCCGCACGAGCTGGACCTGCTGGCGTTCCGGGCGGCCGCTGCCGAGGGGAAGCGGGCCGGGGACGCCGTCGCCGCGTCGAAGCACTACCGGCGGGCGCTCGCGCAGTGGCGGGGGCCGGTGCTGGCCGGGCTGCCCGTGCCGCGGCTCGAGGCCGACGTCGCGCGGCTGGAGTCCGAACGGCTCGCCGTCTTCGAGGACTGCGTCGACGCCGAGCTGACCGCCGGGCGGCACGGCGAGCTGACCGGCGAGCTGCAGGCGATGATCACCGAGCACCCGCTGCGCGAACGGCTGGCCGCGCAGCTGATGACCGCGCTGCACCGGGCCGGCCGGCAGGGCGATTCGCTCGAGATCTACCGGCGGCTGCGGACCACGCTGATCGAGGAGCTGGGCGTCGAACCGGGCGCCGAAGCCCGCCGGGTGCACGCGGCCGTGCTGCGCGGCGAGGATCCGGTGCCGCGGCTGCCCGCCCCGGTCTGGCCGGTGTGCCAGCTGCCGCCGGACGTCGCGGACTTCACCGGCCGCGACGCCGAACTCGCGGAACTCACCGGAGTGCTGGGCAGCGGTGACGGCGTTCCCGTCGCGGTGCTGAGCGGCGAGCCGGGCGCGGGCAAGAGCACCCTGGCCGTGCGCGCCGCCCACCGGCTGCGGGCGCGGTTCCCGGACGGCCAGCTGTACGTCCCGTCCGGCCCGCGTGACCTCGGTGACGTCCTGGCCGACCTGCTGCGCGCGCTCGGCGTCACCGGCCCGGCCATCCCGGACGACGTCCGCGCCCGCGCGGCGGTGTTCCGCGGCCGGCTCACCGACCGCCGGGTGCTGGTGGTGCTCGACGACGCCACCGACCCCGAGCACGTCCGGACGCTGCTGCCGGGCACGCCGGGCTGCGCCGTCCTGGTGACGAGCCGGCGCCGGCTCAGCGGCCTGGCCGGCGCGCACCGGCTGCCGCTCGGGCCGCTGCCGGACGCCGACGCGATGAGCCTGCTGACCCGGCTCGCGGGCGGCCGCGTGGCGCGGGAGCCCGCCGACGCCGCGCGCATCATCGCGGCCTGCGACCACCTGCCGCTGGCGCTGCGGATCGCGGGCAGCAGACTGGCCATCCGCCCGCACCTGCGGCTCGCCGAGCTGGCCGACCGGCTCGAGGACGAGGTCCGCCGGCTCGACGAGCTGACGGTCAGCGACCTGGGCGTCCGCGGCAGCATCGCGCTCAGCTACGACGGCCTCCGCCCGCTCACGCGGCGCGCGTTCCGGCTGATCGGCCGCTGCACCAACCTCGACCTGCCCGCCTGGGCGGTCACCGCGCTGATCGACGACCCGGGGGCCGACGAAGCCGTCGAAGAGCTCGTCGAGGCCAGCCTGCTGGAGTCCGGCGGCCCGGACGAGACCGGCGAAGGCCGTTACCGCTTGCACGACCTCGTGCGCCTCTACGCGACAGAGCTCGACGCCCCGGACGGCGGCGGCCTGCGCACGGTGCTGGCGGCCACGCTCGCCCTGGCCGACACAGCGGCGGCGCGGCTGCCGCGCACCGTGCCGATGCCGGCGCTGGCCCGGGAAGCACCCCCGCAGCCGTTGCCACCCGAGCTCGTCGAGCGGCTGCTGGCCCGGCCGGAACGCTGGTTCGCCGCCGAACGCGCAAACCTCCTGCTGCTGGTCGGCACGCTGTGCGGGCTGGGCCGCCGGCACGACGCGCTGCTCCTGCTCGACCGCCTCAGCGGGTACCTGTACCTGCAGGGGCACTACGCCGACATGCGCGCGGGGTACGAGACGGTGCTGGCGGCCGCGGGCGAAGACCGCCCGCTGGCGGCGATCGCCGAGGCCAACCTGACGCTGCTGCGCCACGCCCGCGGCCAGTACGAGGACGCCGCGGCGGGCTACCGCGAATGCGCGAAGAAGCTGGAGGAGCACGGTGATCGCCGCACCCACGCCTGGGTGTCGGCCAACCTGGCGCACTGCCTGATCGGGCTGGGCCGTGCGGAAGAGGCCTTGCACACCGCCGCGCACGCACGCGAACTGTTCACTGTGGACGGTGACGCGGCCGAACTGAGCTGGGTCCGAGCCGCGGAGTCGGCCGCCTTGCACCGCCTGGGCCGGGTCGTCGACGCCCTGGCCGTCGACGAGGAAACTGTTGCGCTGGCCCGAAAATCCGCCGAGCCACGAGAGCTGGGAATCGCCCTGCACGGCGTCGCGTGGTCGCTGCTTCTCAGCGGACGGCCCGCTGAAGCCGCATCGGCAATCACGGAATCGGTGACGCTGCTGCGGACAACACCGGCCCGATCGTCGCTCGCGAAGTCCCTGCGCACGCTGGGAGCGATCGAAGCGTCCCGAGGCGAGCGACGACGGTCGGTAGAGGCCTTCGAGGCGGCTCGCGACCTGGCCCGGGAGCTGGACGAACGGCCACGCGAGCTGTCGTGCACCCGAGCAATCGCGGCAAGCTGGATCGGCGAAGGCCTTGCGCCCCAAGCGATCCCGGTGCTGCAAGCGTGCCTGGACGAGTTCCGCGAGATGGGCGGCCGCCCCGCAACGAGCCTCACATGGCTGGTCCTGCACCGCGCCTACGAGGCGACGGGCGACAAGCCAGCGGCGGCAGAAGCAGCCACAGAGGCGGCAGCATTGACCGAACCACGCGACGCAAGCGCAGCAACCCTCCGGCGGGCTTTGCTGGCACTCACCGAGCCAGTCTGA
- the ahcY gene encoding adenosylhomocysteinase, translated as MTPESVAKRHETRNGIEFAVADLDAAEFGRKEIRLAEHEMPGLMALRREYAEVYPLRGARVSGSLHMTVQTAVLIETLVSLGAEVRWASCNIFSTQDHAAAAVVLGPNGTAEEPKGVPVFAWKGESLEEYWWCTERMLTWDGEGPNMILDDGGDATMLVHKGTEFEKSGVVPAPDENTSDEFRVFLELLKASVASDTGKWTKIGEGIRGVTEETTTGVLRLYQLAAAGELLFPAINVNDAVTKSKFDNRYGIRHSLIDGINRGTDVLIGGKVAVVCGYGDVGKGAAESLRGQGARVIVTEIDPICALQAAMDGYQVQTLKNALPNADIVITTTGNKDVVLVEDMAKMKHQAILGNIGHFDNELDMAGLQRYPGIRRITIKPQVDEWIFPNGNTIIVLSEGRLLNLGNATGHPSFVMSNSFSNQVIAQVELFTKHEEYDKEVFRLPKKLDEKVAKIHLDALGGELTKLTKEQAEYIDVDVEGPFKADHYRY; from the coding sequence ATGACCCCCGAAAGCGTTGCCAAGCGGCACGAGACCCGCAACGGCATCGAGTTCGCCGTCGCCGACCTCGATGCCGCCGAGTTCGGCCGCAAGGAGATCCGCCTCGCCGAGCACGAGATGCCCGGACTGATGGCGCTGCGGCGCGAGTACGCGGAGGTCTACCCCCTGCGCGGGGCGCGGGTCTCCGGTTCCCTGCACATGACCGTCCAGACCGCCGTGCTCATCGAGACGCTGGTGTCGCTGGGTGCCGAGGTGCGCTGGGCGTCCTGCAACATCTTCTCGACGCAGGACCACGCGGCCGCCGCCGTCGTCCTCGGCCCGAACGGCACGGCCGAGGAGCCCAAGGGCGTCCCGGTCTTCGCCTGGAAGGGCGAGTCGCTCGAGGAGTACTGGTGGTGCACCGAGCGGATGCTCACCTGGGACGGCGAGGGTCCCAACATGATCCTCGACGACGGTGGCGACGCCACCATGCTCGTCCACAAGGGCACCGAGTTCGAGAAGTCGGGTGTCGTGCCGGCCCCGGACGAGAACACCTCGGACGAGTTCCGCGTGTTCCTCGAGCTGCTGAAGGCGTCGGTCGCTTCGGACACCGGCAAGTGGACGAAGATCGGCGAGGGCATCCGCGGCGTCACCGAGGAGACCACCACCGGCGTGCTGCGGCTGTACCAGCTGGCCGCGGCCGGTGAGCTGCTGTTCCCGGCGATCAACGTCAACGACGCCGTGACGAAGTCGAAGTTCGACAACCGCTACGGCATCCGCCACTCGCTGATCGACGGCATCAACCGCGGCACCGACGTCCTCATCGGCGGCAAGGTCGCGGTCGTCTGCGGTTACGGCGACGTCGGCAAGGGCGCGGCGGAGTCGCTGCGCGGCCAGGGTGCCCGCGTGATCGTCACCGAGATCGACCCGATCTGCGCGCTGCAGGCGGCGATGGACGGCTACCAGGTCCAGACGCTGAAGAACGCGCTGCCCAACGCCGACATCGTGATCACGACGACCGGCAACAAGGACGTCGTGCTGGTCGAGGACATGGCCAAGATGAAGCACCAGGCGATCCTGGGCAACATCGGCCACTTCGACAACGAGCTCGACATGGCGGGCCTGCAGCGCTACCCGGGCATCCGGCGGATCACCATCAAGCCGCAGGTCGACGAGTGGATCTTCCCGAACGGCAACACGATCATCGTGCTGTCCGAGGGTCGCCTGCTCAACCTGGGCAACGCGACCGGCCACCCGTCGTTCGTGATGTCGAACAGCTTCTCCAACCAGGTGATCGCGCAGGTCGAGCTGTTCACCAAGCACGAGGAGTACGACAAGGAGGTCTTCCGCCTCCCCAAGAAGCTCGACGAGAAGGTCGCGAAGATCCACCTCGACGCGCTCGGCGGCGAGCTGACCAAGCTCACCAAGGAGCAGGCCGAGTACATCGACGTCGACGTCGAAGGCCCGTTCAAGGCGGACCACTACCGCTACTGA
- a CDS encoding LPXTG cell wall anchor domain-containing protein, with protein sequence MRSRTLRGSAAIIALTAAALIGTAGSALACHSDDNRPHPTPGKATPCAEGTDLGQGDVVAKITNNRLAITKVNEGVTVKRIVVIGGDDGFNDYTPGARGLDKNAPWTDLRAPFSRNGHQAGIDKWYLCGTKTVTKPTETTTAPTRPTKPTESTKPSAPATSDTSVSPTSSTAPAVVPAGNESGTGGGLANTGFDNMWLVWIAALLILGGGGLLALLKFRRKASE encoded by the coding sequence ATGCGTAGTCGTACCCTCCGCGGCTCGGCCGCGATCATCGCGCTCACCGCCGCCGCCCTCATCGGCACCGCCGGTTCCGCGCTGGCCTGCCACAGTGACGACAACCGCCCGCACCCGACGCCCGGCAAGGCCACGCCGTGCGCCGAGGGCACCGACCTCGGCCAGGGCGACGTCGTCGCCAAGATCACGAACAACCGCCTGGCCATCACCAAGGTCAACGAAGGCGTCACGGTCAAGCGCATCGTCGTCATCGGTGGCGACGACGGCTTCAACGACTACACCCCGGGCGCCCGCGGCCTGGACAAGAACGCGCCGTGGACCGACCTGCGCGCGCCGTTCAGCCGCAACGGCCACCAGGCCGGCATCGACAAGTGGTACCTCTGTGGCACCAAGACCGTCACCAAGCCGACCGAGACCACCACGGCCCCGACCCGGCCCACCAAGCCGACCGAGTCCACGAAGCCGAGCGCCCCGGCGACCTCGGACACCTCGGTCTCGCCGACCAGCTCGACCGCTCCGGCCGTCGTGCCCGCGGGCAACGAGTCCGGCACCGGCGGCGGCCTGGCCAACACCGGTTTCGACAACATGTGGCTCGTGTGGATCGCCGCGCTGCTGATCCTCGGCGGTGGCGGCCTGCTCGCGCTGCTGAAGTTCCGCCGCAAGGCTTCCGAGTGA
- a CDS encoding ABC transporter substrate-binding protein, whose translation MPSRYRWVVVPRADRFPKLWIDWLRLGLVVLLAVTATGVVVFRQDLGRLATCNDGWPGTAAWSAAGECVGLSDGSYAFGLDRFAPVLQTIDHQNDAAADSCDPDGTPVTVGVLVTMSDRYTGGRAVHELEGMAAGQRHANGTGCVHPMRLVVANIGAYGPDSEGLDVAQALADRPDVVAVVGMGLSQEQAARTADLFAGAKIPMVSDVITAEGFDQTGSREDQPQFDSCDPDITYQRGIGRDYFYRVAYRNRVQIDRLAAVVTARPDFVMVPTGGSDPYTCTALPMVQRRFGGDVTEVKFDADESSTVLQTAKRICGTAKDVTVVYIARGSDLARLLFSLDEAFGSGQCAATSVAVVSTSDGQRLRAVEDNPMLEDLRVRALRSASFAAGRVRLLTTLVSGADKKRPDNPGFADLEESFTAAGFDLADIDDGWAVNAYDSTVTVSEALRTLPAAKPVQRSQVNTAISGFSAAGQAVRGAGGMITFDNSGNRADAGPPVVRVCPLPPATGSRPARTTSVPAGPGDPATC comes from the coding sequence TTGCCCTCGCGCTACCGCTGGGTGGTCGTGCCCCGTGCCGACCGCTTCCCGAAACTGTGGATCGACTGGCTCCGGCTCGGGCTCGTGGTCCTGCTGGCCGTCACCGCCACCGGCGTCGTCGTCTTCCGGCAGGACCTCGGCCGGCTGGCCACCTGCAACGACGGCTGGCCCGGTACCGCCGCCTGGTCCGCCGCCGGCGAGTGCGTCGGGTTGTCCGACGGCTCGTACGCCTTCGGCCTCGACCGGTTCGCCCCGGTGCTGCAGACGATCGACCACCAGAACGACGCGGCCGCCGACAGCTGCGACCCGGACGGCACGCCGGTCACCGTCGGCGTGCTGGTGACCATGTCCGACCGCTACACGGGCGGCCGCGCGGTGCACGAGCTCGAAGGCATGGCGGCGGGGCAGCGCCACGCCAACGGCACCGGCTGCGTGCACCCGATGCGGCTGGTGGTCGCGAACATCGGCGCGTACGGCCCCGACAGCGAAGGACTCGACGTCGCCCAAGCGCTCGCCGACCGGCCGGACGTCGTCGCGGTCGTCGGGATGGGCCTGAGCCAGGAACAGGCGGCCCGGACCGCGGACCTGTTCGCCGGCGCGAAGATCCCGATGGTGTCCGACGTGATCACCGCGGAGGGCTTCGACCAGACCGGCTCGCGCGAGGACCAGCCGCAGTTCGACTCGTGCGACCCGGACATCACCTACCAGCGCGGGATCGGGCGGGACTACTTCTACCGCGTCGCTTACCGCAACCGGGTGCAGATCGACCGGCTCGCCGCCGTCGTGACCGCGCGGCCGGACTTCGTCATGGTGCCCACCGGCGGTTCCGACCCGTACACCTGCACCGCGCTGCCGATGGTGCAGCGCCGGTTCGGCGGCGACGTCACCGAGGTGAAGTTCGACGCCGACGAGTCCAGCACGGTGCTGCAGACGGCGAAGCGGATCTGCGGCACGGCCAAGGACGTCACCGTCGTGTACATCGCCCGCGGCAGCGACCTGGCCCGGCTCCTGTTCAGCCTCGACGAGGCGTTCGGCAGCGGCCAGTGCGCGGCGACGTCGGTGGCCGTGGTGAGCACCTCGGACGGCCAGCGGCTCCGCGCGGTCGAGGACAACCCGATGCTGGAGGACCTGCGGGTCCGCGCCCTGCGGTCGGCGAGCTTCGCCGCCGGCCGGGTGCGCCTGCTCACGACGCTCGTCTCGGGCGCCGACAAGAAGCGCCCGGACAACCCCGGGTTCGCCGATCTGGAGGAGTCGTTCACCGCCGCCGGGTTCGACCTGGCGGACATCGACGACGGCTGGGCGGTCAACGCCTACGACTCGACGGTCACGGTGTCCGAAGCGCTGCGCACCCTCCCGGCCGCGAAACCGGTCCAGCGCAGCCAGGTGAACACGGCGATCAGCGGCTTCTCCGCGGCGGGCCAAGCGGTCCGCGGCGCGGGCGGCATGATCACGTTCGACAACAGCGGCAACCGGGCCGACGCCGGCCCGCCCGTGGTCCGGGTCTGCCCCCTGCCACCGGCGACCGGATCCCGCCCGGCCCGCACGACAAGCGTGCCGGCGGGCCCGGGAGACCCGGCGACCTGCTGA
- a CDS encoding type II toxin-antitoxin system VapC family toxin: MTIFYADPTALFAAYLADEPGHAELRELLLDGGHFVLTSELTRLELADAITAAKPGMTDLLHRFDEDSRTVLGVVPLNPRVFAAARRTVIGSPVSTLGAIHIAVAMHDTAELTGGAPVTFVTRDDRQAEAAKANGFEVL; the protein is encoded by the coding sequence GTGACGATCTTCTACGCTGACCCGACCGCCTTGTTCGCGGCCTATCTCGCCGACGAGCCCGGCCACGCTGAGCTGCGAGAACTGCTCCTCGATGGCGGGCACTTCGTCCTGACCAGCGAACTCACCCGGCTGGAACTGGCCGACGCGATCACCGCGGCCAAGCCCGGCATGACAGATCTCCTCCACCGGTTCGACGAGGATTCGCGGACGGTGCTGGGAGTCGTCCCGCTGAATCCGCGTGTCTTCGCCGCGGCTCGACGGACGGTGATCGGGAGCCCGGTGTCCACGCTCGGCGCGATCCACATCGCGGTCGCGATGCACGACACGGCGGAACTGACCGGCGGCGCGCCGGTGACCTTCGTGACCCGGGACGACCGCCAGGCGGAGGCAGCCAAGGCCAACGGGTTCGAGGTGCTGTGA
- a CDS encoding cation diffusion facilitator family transporter has product MSAGGGTKAILAALGANAGIAAAKFVGFLVTGSSSMLAESVHSLADTTNQGLLLLGQKTSKRAADKDHPFGYGRDRYFYSFIVALLLFTLGSAFAIYEGIHKIGEPEPLSSPIVAVIILLVAVGLEGYSFYTAVGESKKIKGDVSWWGFIRQAKEPELPVVLLEDAGALLGLVLALLGVGLSVVTGNPVWDGVGTLAIGLLLGVIAIILIVEMKSLLIGEGANPGVLATIVDELAAGKVERVIHIRTQYLGPDELLVAAKLALVPGLDTAEVATAIDDAEARVRSKVPVAKLIYLEPDLDRSLAR; this is encoded by the coding sequence GTGTCAGCTGGAGGCGGAACCAAGGCGATCCTCGCCGCGCTGGGAGCCAATGCCGGGATCGCGGCCGCGAAGTTCGTGGGCTTCCTCGTCACCGGGTCGTCGTCGATGCTGGCCGAGTCGGTGCACTCGCTGGCCGACACCACGAACCAGGGCCTGCTGCTGCTCGGCCAGAAGACGTCGAAGCGCGCGGCGGACAAGGATCACCCCTTCGGCTACGGCCGCGACCGGTACTTCTACTCCTTCATCGTCGCGCTGCTGCTCTTCACCCTCGGCTCGGCCTTCGCGATCTACGAGGGCATCCACAAGATCGGCGAGCCGGAGCCGCTGTCGTCGCCGATCGTCGCGGTGATCATCCTGCTCGTCGCGGTGGGTCTCGAGGGCTACAGCTTCTACACCGCCGTCGGCGAGTCGAAGAAGATCAAGGGTGACGTCAGCTGGTGGGGCTTCATCCGCCAGGCCAAGGAGCCGGAGCTGCCGGTCGTCCTGCTGGAGGACGCCGGCGCGCTGCTCGGTCTCGTCCTCGCGCTGCTCGGCGTCGGGCTTTCGGTGGTCACCGGCAACCCGGTCTGGGACGGCGTCGGCACCCTCGCCATCGGCCTGCTGCTCGGCGTCATCGCGATCATCCTGATCGTCGAGATGAAGAGCCTGCTCATCGGCGAAGGCGCCAACCCCGGGGTCCTCGCGACGATCGTCGACGAGCTGGCCGCGGGCAAGGTCGAGCGCGTCATCCACATCCGCACCCAGTACCTCGGGCCGGACGAGCTGCTCGTCGCGGCGAAGCTCGCGCTGGTGCCCGGCCTCGACACCGCCGAGGTGGCCACCGCCATCGACGACGCCGAGGCGCGCGTGCGTTCGAAGGTGCCGGTCGCGAAGCTCATCTACCTCGAGCCGGACCTGGACCGCAGCCTCGCGAGGTAG